The following are from one region of the Salvia hispanica cultivar TCC Black 2014 chromosome 1, UniMelb_Shisp_WGS_1.0, whole genome shotgun sequence genome:
- the LOC125201395 gene encoding uncharacterized protein LOC125201395, with protein sequence MYLNRPFWSDAVKAEAEQQSPVAELVKSLDKQRLYREVTLALRTGLREARAEFSFLRIRGLRSILKFLRSVSQSDDTINLFCHSQSIPALQVVPVLFQHSLKEAEDQLVTNLNHIFSVEPMKISSPTTDAEVAIALRVLEGCCLLHRESTILAHKHKAITALMNILSTRGVLEQGACLDALVAIMLDSSSNQMDFEECNGIEEVALLIKDTQVEENLRLKCGEFLLLLIGHVNGRETPPMMTIHDEIRQYLGEKSASLIWAASQFGSTLDPEQRLTALQIQARRVLESIDLY encoded by the exons ATGTACCTGAACCGGCCGTTTTGGAGCGACGCCGTGAAGGCGGAGGCGGAGCAACAGTCGCCGGTAGCGGAGCTGGTGAAGTCTCTCGACAAGCAGCGCCTCTATCGCGAGGTCACCCTCGCCCTCCGCACCGGCTTACGCGAGGCGCGAGCCGAATTTTCATTCCTCCGAATCCGCGGTCTCCGCAGCATTCTCAAGTTTCTCCGATCCGTTTCTCAGTCCGACGACACCATCAATCTCTTCTGCCACTCCCAATCCATTCCCGCACTCCAAG TGGTGCCGGTTCTGTTTCAACACAGCCTTAAAGAGGCTGAGGATCAGTTGGTAACTAATTTGAATCACATCTTCTCTGTGGAACCCATGAAGATAAGCAGCCCGACTACTGATGCCGAAGTGGCTATTGCACTACGAGTTCTTGAAGGTTGTTGTCTTCTTCATCGCGAGAGCACAATCTTGGCTCACAAGCACAAGGCAATCACG GCCCTGATGAATATTTTGTCAACTCGTGGAGTACTCGAGCAAGGTGCATGCCTCGATGCTTTGGTTGCAATCATGCTAGATTCATCTTCCAATCAAATG GATTTTGAAGAATGTAATGGCATAGAGGAAGTTGCTCTTCTTATAAAAGACACGCAAGTAGAGGAAAATCTAAG GTTGAAATGCGGTGAATTTCTATTGCTACTTATCGGGCATGTCAATGGAAGGGAAACACCTCCGATGATGACCATACACGATGAAATAAGGCAATACCTGGGTGAAAAATCCGCCTCCTTAATATGGGCAGCCAGCCAGTTTGGATCAACTCTGGACCCGGAGCAAAGGCTTACAGCTTTGCAGATTCAAGCCCGAAGGGTGCTCGAATCAATCGATCTTTACTGA
- the LOC125208566 gene encoding myb-related protein 306-like, which produces MGRPPCCDKIGVKKGPWTPEEDIVLVSYIQQHGPGNWRAVPTNTGLLRCSKSCRLRWTNYLRPGIRRGNFTEQEEKMIIHLQALLGNRWAAIASYLPERTDNDIKNYWNTHLKKKLGKIEGGKGDSSESKWISKGQWERRLQTDIHTAKQALCEALSIDKPAVELNKIIPTQRGSEAQTTTYASSTENIARLLKKWMNKPSEAVSSDSNNFSAGLSSSPSEGTFHSFNSSNSEASASVEMEMDREVKFETQMPLTFLEKWLLDDAAAQGQDGDFLDMALGETADLF; this is translated from the exons atggGGAGACCACCTTGCTGTGATAAAATCGGAGTGAAGAAAGGGCCATGGACGCCGGAGGAAGACATCGTCCTCGTCTCGTACATCCAGCAACACGGCCCGGGCAATTGGAGGGCTGTTCCTACTAATACAG gTCTACTGAGATGCAGCAAGAGCTGCCGCCTCCGGTGGACGAACTACCTCCGCCCGGGGATCCGCCGCGGCAACTTCACCGAGCAGGAGGAGAAGATGATCATCCACCTCCAAGCCCTCCTCGGCAACAG ATGGGCTGCCATAGCTTCGTATCTCCCGGAGCGAACAGACAACGACATCAAGAACTACTGGAACACGCACTTGAAGAAGAAGCTGGGGAAGATCGAGGGCGGAAAGGGGGATTCATCGGAGTCGAAATGGATCTCGAAAGGGCAGTGGGAGAGACGGCTTCAGACCGACATCCACACGGCTAAACAAGCCCTATGTGAAGCTCTCTCCATCGACAAACCGGCCGTGGaattaaacaaaatcataCCAACTCAACGAGGCTCAGAGGCTCAGACAACAACGTATGCATCCAGCACCGAGAACATCGCTCGTTTGCTCAAGAAGTGGATGAACAAGCCTTCAGAGGCCGTCTCCTCGGATAGCAACAACTTCTCGGCTGGATTGAGCTCCAGCCCTAGCGAAGGGACGTTCCACAGCTTCAACTCGTCGAATTCGGAGGCCTCGGCGTCggtggagatggagatggatCGTGAGGTCAAGTTTGAGACGCAAATGCCCCTCACTTTTCTGGAGAAGTGGCTTCTTGACGATGCTGCTGCGCAGGGGCAGGATGGGGATTTCTTGGATATGGCTTTGGGTGAAACTGCTGATTTGTTTTGA